The region ATGCTCCGTTCGCGGTTGTTTCCCACGACACGCAGTCAGACCCCATCTTCAACTATGCCAACCAAACTGCCCTTCGCCTGTGGGAAATGGACTGGCAAACCTTTACCCAAACTCCCTCCCGCCTCTCTGCCGAACCCATTGAGCAAGCAGAGCGCGCTCGCTTGCTGCAACAAGCCAAGCAGCGAGGCTTTATCCGTAATTACCAGGGTGTTCGTATTTCCAACACTGGGCAGCGCTTCCGTATTCGCAATGTGATTTTGTGGGACGTGCTGGATGAGCAGGGCGATCGTTGTGGGCAAGCTGCTACCTTTGACCAGTGGGAGATGCTATAGATGGATTTGCCCCTGGTATACCATTCCAACTATGTGGTGCCGCTGCCAGCGGGACATCGCTTCCCCATGCCCAAATTTCGGATGTTATACGAATTGTTGCTGGCGGATGAGGTTGCCCATCCTTCCCAATTTCATATTCCAGAACGTCCGCCGGAAGCCTGGATTGAGTTAGTTCACATCCCTGAATATGTGCGAGCATATTGCGAAGGAACGCTAGATGCCAAAGCTCAGCGACGCATTGGGTTACCGTGGAGTCCGGAGTTGGTGAATCGTACCTGTGTTGCTGTAGGGGGGACTATTCTCACGGCAAAACTGGCGCTGGAGTGTGGCATTGCCTGTAACACAGCAGGCGGAACCCATCATGCTTTTCCCAGCTATGGGTCGGGCTTCTGCATTTTTAATGACATGGCGATCGCGGCGCGCGTGTTGCAACAGTTGGGATTAGTGCAGCAAGTGTTGATCGTAGATTTGGATGTGCATCAGGGAGATGGCACCGCCTGGATTTTTCGGGATGATCCCACAGTGTTTACGTTTTCTATGCACTGCGAAGTCAACTTCCCTGGCACTAAGCAGCAGAGTGATCTGGATGTGCCCCTGCCGGAAGGAATGGAAGACGATGAGTATTTGCAAACGCTGGATACTTATCTGCCGGATTTGCTATCTCAGGTTAAGCCGGATCTGGTGATTTACGATGCTGGGGTAGATGCGCACATGGGCGATCGTCTAGGTAAACTGGCACTTACCGATAGCGGTTTGTTTCGCCGCGAGATGCAAGTATTGACGACCTGCTTAGTACGGGGTTACCCGGTTGCTTGTGTAATTGGTGGTGGCTACGCCGAAGATTTACCAACATTAGCCTATCGCCATTCCTTGCTGCATCGGGCTGCTGCTGAAGTTTATCATCATGGTCGTTTCTAAACTTACCCATCCCCCACGGCAAGACAAAATTGCCCAGACTTACCACACTCACCCCTACCAACCCACCCAACGGTTCCATATGATGAATAACTAGATGCGAGCTAAATTGCTGCGATCGCCCCCTTCTGATCCTTTAAAGAAATGCTCATGGGAAAATGAGCATGTACCCAGCTTAACCCCCAGCCACCCAGTAAATGCCAATCACCATAACTAACGCCGCTGTGGGCTTAGAGTAACCCAGATTAATCGCAGCCTCCGTTCCTGGAATAATGAGAGAAAATGCCGTTGCAGCTAACATCACCCCGCCTCCAAATCCCAACAAAATACCCTGCGTGCGCTGAGTGATCCTGGGCGTAAATAAAATGGGCAATGCCCCAATTGCAGTACACAATCCAGCAAAGAGGCTAGCTGCAAACCCTACAAGAATTGATTGCATATCCAGTGGTGAAACACAGTGATGAAATGAGAAGCCTAAATCATACTCGTTATGACTTTGTATAAGTCTACAAGTCTGGAATCCCCAATAGGGACAATACAGTGTATCCCTACTGGGGTAATCCCATTCCACTAAACAGTTTTCAGATTAGCCAAGAATATCTGAGGTTCAGGTGCCGTATTTGTCTGTGTAAGCCTTCTCAAAATCCTCGAAAGATGGCTTTTTGCTATCAGTAGATTTTTGAATGGCTTGAGAAGGTTGTGAGGATTGGGGTAACTCGTCTGTCTTCTTTACTGGCGAATTTTGAACAGTTTCTCGGCAAATTACTGCCTCGCTAATTGTGGGGTGCGATCGCTGCGGCAGTAGCTCTGGACGGATTGCCTTTGCGCCAGGAGCCACCAGTGTTGAAAGTACAAGTGTTGAGGTAGCAACTGCAAGTATACGTCTCATAACTTAGTCTCCTAAGTGAAGGGAAAAAGGAGTGGAGCGCCTTCACCTGAAAACTAGAATCGCAGCCCTACCTGAAAGTACTCTGATAATTAACTGAGGGCATAATTGCAAGTTCCTGAGAATTTTTGGGGTGCTCTAATGTTCTTTCGCAACATCGCCATCAACATCTGAAGCATAATCAATTCAGTTGCCTCCTGATGACTTGGAGACTCAGCATGAAACGATCGCGATCGCTCAGATTCCTCTGTTCTGTCCTTGCAAGCGTTTGCTTAATCTGGTTGTCCTTGCCGCAGCATCCTGCTGCTGCTAACCTCACAGGTGAATTGTCCAATTCTCCCGTCTTACCCTTAATCACGAGTCCAAAATCCAAAATCCAAAATCCCATCACCTGGCAAGCATTACCAGCAATAGACACCTCCGGTTTTGAAAAAGCGATCGCCCCTCGCATCTGGCACTTTCCAGAAGATTTTGGTGCTCATGAAACCTATCAAACTGAGTGGTGGTATTACACAGGTAATCTGGAAACTGCAGAGGGTCGGGAATTTGGATTTCAACTAACCTTTTTCCGACAGGCACTACATCCCCCAACAGAAATATCCACAGCCTCATCTCACTGGCGCAGTCACCAAATTTACTCAGCACATTTCACGATTAGCGACATTGCCAGCAATCGCTTCTATCCTTACGAGCGATTCAGTCGAGGCGTGGTGCAGTTAGCCGGAGCACAGACAAACCCCTATCACGTTTGGCTAGAAGATTGGTCTGCGACAGAAATTGAACCAGGAGTTGTGCGGTTACAAGCTCAAACTTCCGATGTTGCCCTCGATCTAACCGTGAAACAGACGTTGCTGCCTGTGCTGCAGGGCGATCGCGGCTTGAGCATCAAAGGTGCCGAACCTGGAAACGCCTCATACTATTACTCCCTAGTACAACAGCCTACTCATGGAACAATTACCATCAACGGCAAATCCTTCACCGTCAGCGGTCTCACCTGGAAAGATCATGAATACTCCACCAGTTCTCTCAGTCCTGGTACTGTTGGCTGGGATTGGTTCTCGCTCCAGTTCAACAACGGTTCCGCTCTTATGCTTTATCTGTTAAGGCACGAAGATGGCACTCCGGAACCCACCTCTGCGGCAACCTTCATTTCATCAACAGGCGAGTTAACATCGCTAACCTCGGCAGACTGGACTTTGGAAGTGTTGAACACCTGGAAAAGTCCTCAAAGTCAGGCAATCTATCCAGCAAAGTGGGCACTCCAGATTCCACGGCTGAATTTGACGCTCCAGGGGCAAGCCCTGATGCCCAATCAAGAGTTGAATACATCAACCGCCACCTATTGGGAAGGAGCCGTTGCTTTCCAGGGAACTTTGCAGAATCAACCCTTACAAGGCAAAGGGTATGTGGAACTGACCGGCTATGCCGATCGCCTGGACACCATTCTTTCTGCCAGTGCCCCCTGAATGTTTGATTTGAGCCAGTTGAATGAACAATTCAGAATTCGACGATCATACGCAATGGCTAATTGAATAAGGGTTTCATACGTTTGATGCAAGCACTCCTCATGATGACGAATTGTGATTCCCAAAAATTATGGCATCTGCGATCGCATTCGATTGATCCTTCTTTGCTGCAGGCGATCGTGCATCGCCAAGGAGATAGTCAGTTTTTGGCACTGGGCGACTGCGAGCAATGTTGCCATGTTGCCGTTCGTAAGACTCTAATGCTTTGGAAATCATCGCCATCCGCCGATCTTGATCTCGACGAATGCTTTCTTTCTTGCTGATATCATCGTAAGCCCGCAATCCAGGCGCATCCCAACTGTTTTTGTCCCCATCCCAAAACGCCCATATCCGCGCTTCCAGAATGGCAGCATCGCCGGTTAAGCCTTTTTCTTTTTTTGCCTGCGCCAACCGCTCAATGTAACCGCCCTCTTCGGTGACAGCTAACGGAGCTTGGTTAATTAAATCAATCCCATTCATTTCTTCTGCCACGGTCAGGGGCGCTACACCATGCTGTTCTGCTTTGGGTAGCATGACTGATTCGTAAATCCGCTTGATTTTGGCAAGTTGGCGGCGATCGCTCTCATCTGGTGACAAATTTTCTACATTGCCAAACTGATAGGAAAACGTGCCCCGATTCCAGACACCATTACCAGGATCTACATGCCCATAATAGTTTTGCGTTTTACCGCCATCTGGGGTGCGGGTTCCTTCAGCCGCTCCTACAGTCCGGGCAACCAGTGACTCAGAACCGCCTTCAAATATATCCATTCGCGCTGAACTGGCAGATGAATTGCGGGCAACTTTTTGAGACTTGTCTGTTTGAGGTTGGGGAGAGGTGGTTGGGACTGGAGTGGTGTCTGCGATCGCCCCAGAGTGTGTCTCCTGAGAGTCCAGAGTTTCCTGTCTGGCTAAGTCAGAGCGTGGTTCAAAGCTGATTACACCCGATGCATCAGTCCAGGTTCCAGAGGCAGGAGGATCCTCTACTGGCATATCCGTTTGAGCAATATCATTTGCCTGAGCCTGGAAGGGCACAGTAATGGTTGCAACTAAACCCATTGCCACTCGAATAACGGCTTTCTTCATAGGTGCTTATGACTTGGTGAGAAATTTTTCGATGGTAGGTATGCTTGGCTCCACAATTGCCCAAGTGCCATCAGGCTGTTTTCGTAGCGTTGCGATGTGAACCTGGGAGCCACTGCCAATGATGTCTCCCTGGCGATGTTCCCTTAAGTGCAGATTAGCCAGTCCACATAACCGAAACAAATAAGCCGGAACATCTGGACTCGAGAAGATTAAACATTCTCGTTGGTCTTTTTGCGCTCGTCCATCGAAGGGGGCATAGACCGATTTGCCATCCAATGCGATGGAAATATCACCTAATCCTGCCAGGATCTTATATCCCTTGATTTCTGTGCCAGGTTGCAGTTGCCATTTTTGATAAACCTGAAGGTTGATACTATCGTCTGGGCTAGAACGGCGATCGCACCCTACTAACAAAGTTGCCAGCAAAGTTAGCAACCAACCTATTGGTTTAGCGACGGAAACTGAATGAGTATCCGGCATAGAACTCTCCCTCATACAGAACAATCAGCCAGGTTTGAGGGTCAAATGCGAGGGGATAGGCCTCTCGCTCGGCTGTTGCGCCAGATCGTACCTGAATGTTTGGTAACCGACAGTAAGGCGATCGCATGACCTGCCGTAGTTGCTCCCGATTAGAACCCTCTGGAATTGCCAATAATTTTGCTAAGACATCGCGGGATAACACCGACTTTGGCTCAATCACTTCCTGGCAAATGTCTTTTGCAGGCATGGATTTTGGCAACAGCCCATTGA is a window of Leptolyngbyaceae cyanobacterium JSC-12 DNA encoding:
- a CDS encoding MEKHLA domain-containing protein (IMG reference gene:2510097601~PFAM: MEKHLA domain~manually curated), yielding MISEVSPWQQPHVIRHTQRLLTSFRHWTGQALLTPQVPPVTQAQMLFDAPFAVVSHDTQSDPIFNYANQTALRLWEMDWQTFTQTPSRLSAEPIEQAERARLLQQAKQRGFIRNYQGVRISNTGQRFRIRNVILWDVLDEQGDRCGQAATFDQWEML
- a CDS encoding deacetylase, histone deacetylase/acetoin utilization protein (IMG reference gene:2510097602~PFAM: Histone deacetylase domain) gives rise to the protein MDLPLVYHSNYVVPLPAGHRFPMPKFRMLYELLLADEVAHPSQFHIPERPPEAWIELVHIPEYVRAYCEGTLDAKAQRRIGLPWSPELVNRTCVAVGGTILTAKLALECGIACNTAGGTHHAFPSYGSGFCIFNDMAIAARVLQQLGLVQQVLIVDLDVHQGDGTAWIFRDDPTVFTFSMHCEVNFPGTKQQSDLDVPLPEGMEDDEYLQTLDTYLPDLLSQVKPDLVIYDAGVDAHMGDRLGKLALTDSGLFRREMQVLTTCLVRGYPVACVIGGGYAEDLPTLAYRHSLLHRAAAEVYHHGRF
- a CDS encoding hypothetical protein (IMG reference gene:2510097604), whose product is MRRILAVATSTLVLSTLVAPGAKAIRPELLPQRSHPTISEAVICRETVQNSPVKKTDELPQSSQPSQAIQKSTDSKKPSFEDFEKAYTDKYGT
- a CDS encoding putative secreted hydrolase (IMG reference gene:2510097605~PFAM: Hydroxyneurosporene synthase (CrtC)); the protein is MKRSRSLRFLCSVLASVCLIWLSLPQHPAAANLTGELSNSPVLPLITSPKSKIQNPITWQALPAIDTSGFEKAIAPRIWHFPEDFGAHETYQTEWWYYTGNLETAEGREFGFQLTFFRQALHPPTEISTASSHWRSHQIYSAHFTISDIASNRFYPYERFSRGVVQLAGAQTNPYHVWLEDWSATEIEPGVVRLQAQTSDVALDLTVKQTLLPVLQGDRGLSIKGAEPGNASYYYSLVQQPTHGTITINGKSFTVSGLTWKDHEYSTSSLSPGTVGWDWFSLQFNNGSALMLYLLRHEDGTPEPTSAATFISSTGELTSLTSADWTLEVLNTWKSPQSQAIYPAKWALQIPRLNLTLQGQALMPNQELNTSTATYWEGAVAFQGTLQNQPLQGKGYVELTGYADRLDTILSASAP
- a CDS encoding hypothetical protein (IMG reference gene:2510097606) is translated as MKKAVIRVAMGLVATITVPFQAQANDIAQTDMPVEDPPASGTWTDASGVISFEPRSDLARQETLDSQETHSGAIADTTPVPTTSPQPQTDKSQKVARNSSASSARMDIFEGGSESLVARTVGAAEGTRTPDGGKTQNYYGHVDPGNGVWNRGTFSYQFGNVENLSPDESDRRQLAKIKRIYESVMLPKAEQHGVAPLTVAEEMNGIDLINQAPLAVTEEGGYIERLAQAKKEKGLTGDAAILEARIWAFWDGDKNSWDAPGLRAYDDISKKESIRRDQDRRMAMISKALESYERQHGNIARSRPVPKTDYLLGDARSPAAKKDQSNAIADAIIFGNHNSSS
- a CDS encoding hypothetical protein (IMG reference gene:2510097607), which translates into the protein MPDTHSVSVAKPIGWLLTLLATLLVGCDRRSSPDDSINLQVYQKWQLQPGTEIKGYKILAGLGDISIALDGKSVYAPFDGRAQKDQRECLIFSSPDVPAYLFRLCGLANLHLREHRQGDIIGSGSQVHIATLRKQPDGTWAIVEPSIPTIEKFLTKS
- a CDS encoding hypothetical protein (IMG reference gene:2510097608), coding for MVQYRNRGMGVKYMLAGGSVVAALGLVADLNGLLPKSMPAKDICQEVIEPKSVLSRDVLAKLLAIPEGSNREQLRQVMRSPYCRLPNIQVRSGATAEREAYPLAFDPQTWLIVLYEGEFYAGYSFSFRR